The sequence AATCGTGTTTCTATGTATCTTGTATCTCACAATCGGAATTTTTTAAAGTAAGAGCTAGTTGATAAAGCTGACGACGGGGTAAAGAAGTTGATGCAGCTAGCTGACGGCTCGCTTGTGAGGGCGATATCCCCTGATTCATGATTGTTTCTAACTCAGCAACCAGTTCTTCCCTTGTAAACTGGCGCTCAGCGGCGGTATTACCTGCCACAACTAAAGTGTATTCACCCACCGGAGCCTTAGATTCATAGTAACTACAAGCACCCGCAATACTTCCGCGCCAAAACTCTTCATACATTTTAGTCAATTCTCGCGCTAAGACAATTTGTCTATCGTCGCCAAATATTTCTTTCATATCTTGTAAAGTCGAGCGCAAACGGTGGGGAGATTCGTAAAATATCAAGGTACGCTCTTCTGACTTCAATAATTCTAGGTGCGATCGCCTTTGTTTTGATTTAGCGCCGAGGAATCCTTCAAACACGAATTTATCTGTAGAAATCCCCGAAGCACTCAATGCGGTTATGGCTGCAACTGCTCCAGGAATAGGAATGACTGTAATATCAGCTTCGGCGCAAGCTTTGACTAATTCATAACCAGGATCGGAAATTCCGGGCATCCCAGCATCCGTTACCAGAGCTATAGCTTTTCCATCCTGCAACTGCTTTAATAATTCTGGAATTCGACTGTTACGATTATGTTCGTGATAGCTAATTTGTGGCGTATTAACTTGAAAATGCTTTAAAAGTTTTCCCGTATGCCGCGTATCTTCAGCCGCAATATAATCCACCGACTGCAATATCCGCACTCCTCGAAAAGTCATATCTTCCAAGTTTCCAATCGGAGTGCCAACAATGTACAGTACACCTGGCTTTGATTCGGTTTGCATTTTCAGTTAGCAGTGAACAGTGAACAGTTATCAGTTATCAGTGAATAATTAAAGTTAATTTCTTAACTATTACCAATTACCCATTACCCATTACCTATTATCCCAATGCCCAATGCCCAATAACCAATTCACTATGCAAAATCAAAAATCTTTTAATGGCTTATTCGTGGGTTTAGTGACGCTGGATCTAATTTATCTTGCAGAATCTCCCCCAAAAAATAATCAGAAGTTAGTTGCAGAAGATTATATTGTTGCAGCAGGTGGCCCGGTAACAAATGCATCTGTAACCTTCAGTCATTTGGGTAATAATGCTAAGGTTTTGGGTGTTGTTGGCTGTCATCCCATGACGCAATTGATTAAAAGCGACTTAGCTAATTACCAAATAGAAATAATTGATTGTTATCCTACCACAGAAAACCCGCCACCAGTATCTTCAATTATTGTTAGTAAAGATTCTGGGGAACGTGCTGTAATTTCTATCAATGCTGCTAAAACTCAAGCTAATAGTAAAGATATTTCCCCAGATATTTTGCAAGACATTGATATTGTACTGATCGATGGTCATCAAATGGCATTAGGATGTGCGATCGCGCAAAAAGCCAAAGCCGAAAATATACCAGTGGTTATCGATAGCGGAAGCTGGAAAGCTGGATTTGATAAGCTATTACCCTTGGTTGATTATGCTATTTGCTCGGCTAATTTTTATCCTCCTAACTGCCATAATTCTGAAGAAGTTTTTGCCTATCTAAATAAAGTTGGTATTCCTAATATTGCGATTACTCAGGGAGAAAACCCCATTCAATACTTATGCCAAAGCGAAATTAAAGTTTTAGATGTTCCAAAAATACAACCTGCTGATACACTAGGGGCTGGAGATATTTTTCATGGTGCTTTTTGTCACTATGTTTTGCAAGACACATTTACCACTGCGCTTGAAAAATCCGCGAAAATAGCAGCTTTATCCTGCCAATTTTTCGGAACTCGTCGCTGGATGGAAAATCAGCGAGCAGTTAACAGTTAACGGTGAACAGCGAGCAAGAGAGAGGAAAGAGGGAGAGAGTGAAATTGTTTTTAGAAAGCGAGACGCTGTCACTATATTTTTAATCTCATAACTATTTCCAATAACCAATAACTAATAACTAATAACTAACAACTAATATGAAAGATTTACAATCAATTCTCGAATTAATTCGTCCCATTAGTTGGGGAGCCTCAGATATATTGCGCTCTTACTATCGTGGCGAGAAACAAGATGATTTGAATATAGAATATAAAGATAATAAAGGGAAAGATCCAGTAACAGAAGCGGATTTAGCCGTTAATAGCTTTATTCTTCAAAAATTGCAAAGTGAATTATCTGGGGAAGATTTTGGTTATATTAGCGAAGAAACCTATCAAAATCAAGATGGCAAAAATAATTCAGAATGGGTATGGATTATTGACCCTTTAGATGGTACAAAAGATTTTATTAATAAAACTGGCGAGTACGCGATTCATATTGCTTTAGTCAGAAATAAGCGTCCCGAATTAGCATTAGTTGCAATACCTGAAGCTGAAAAACTATATTATGCAATTAAAGGTGGCGGTACTTTTGTCGAAACTAGGGATGGAGAACGAAAATCTGTACGTGTTTCCGAACGCGACAATCCCCAAGATTTAACTTTAGTTGTAAGTCGCAGCCATCGCAATGAAAAATTAAATTTTCTCTTATCAAAATTACCCTGTCAAAATCAGAAATCGGTAGGAAGCGTCGGGGGTAAAATCGTTACTATCATCGAACAGCAAGCCGATATATACATTTCACTTTCCGGTAAATCCGCACCGAAAGATTGGGATATGGCAGCACCAGAATTAATATTAACCGAAGCAGGCGGAAACTATACTCATTTTGACGGAACTCCATTACAATACAACACCGGAGATATTAATCAATGGGGTGGTTTATTAGCCAGTAATGGTAAATGTCACGAAATGCTTTGTAAAGAAGCAGAAAGAATTTTGCAAGATTTTAGTTAATAGAGAATTGGTAATTGGTAATGGGTAATTGGTAATGGGTAATTGGCAATTGGTAACTGCTCACTGTTCACTGTTCACTGTTCACTGTTAACTGCTCACTGCTCACTGCTCACTGCTCACTGATTCAATAGCATGTTTCAAAACTTCTGCATGAAATTCCCAAGATAAGTTATCAACTGATAGGCTCGGAATTCCTTTAATTCCATCTATTGCTAAATGTTTATCCACAAGTGTTTCCAAAATATGAAACTCTGTTTCTGGATTCAATTTTTTGATAATTCCAGCTTGCCAATGGGGACGAAGTATAGAAAGAGCTAATAATAAACCAGTTGCTCCCCAATTAGATACACCACAAACTATTAAATAATTACATTTGATTTTACAGGCAATTTCTTCCCCATGACGAACGCTATTCGCAATAATTTTTCTAGGAATATTTCCCATTCCTAACTCATTTCCACCATCACCAATACCTATAGAAATAATTTTTTCTGACTCAAATATCAAATGTAGCGGTGCCGTATAAGGAGTCACATCTTGCCCCTTCATATTACGAACAATATCATCTTTTCCTGGTCCCGGTGTTTCAATCGAAATTATGTGGGATATTGATAATGGTAAAGTTTTCCAAAATTCTAAAAGTGAGGTGACTGAATTTTGGTTACCTTTGACTTCCCTTAAATCAACAATATCAAAAGGAATATCCTGAAAAATTCCTGCTGCGAGTAGTGCTGTTTTTACTGTTTGATAGCATAATGCATCCGTTACAATTCTTACAGGTATGCCGACCTCAATCAAACCAGCCGCTAACAGCGCACACCCTATGGGACCGTCTGTTTCGGGACATGGTGGATTGCCATAGGGCATGAAGAATCCTGTAATAATCGCCACGTTAGGATGAGAATGTTCCGCAATCGAACCAGCAGCCCCCAATAATCCCCCCTTAGCTGCTTTCACTAAAGGCTCAATACCTCTACCTACATCTCGCGAACAGATACTTTCTAGGCAAGCGATTTTGTCTAAAGTTTCACTTTCGTATTGCGCTTTTTGGATCATAAGGAGAAAATTTTGCAAGCAGTTAAGGGTAAGGATAAATTATTTGACAAATCAGACGAAACAATTTCATCACCAGGAGAAATGATCGTCTTTAACGTCTGTCAGAAACATATACCCAGGAGCATGAGTAATGGCGATTTCTGGCTTTGCTTGAAGAATTGCAATTTGAGTTGTGACTCCACAAGCCCAAAATACCGGAATTTCTCCTTCAGCTACTGTTACAGCTTCACCAAAATCAGGAGCATCTAAATTTGTAATTCCAATGTCTTCGGGAGAGCCAAAGTGTATGGGTGTACCATGTGCTTTGGGAAAACGACTGGTAATTTGTACCGCACGAACAACATCAGATGCAGATAAAGGGCGCATTGATACAACTAAAGGAGCAGAAAATTTTCCTGCTGTCCTACAATTAATATTAGTTTTGTACATCGGCACATTTTTACCTTCTTCAATATGCCTTACAGAAATACCTGCATTCATTAAAGCCGCTTCAAAAGAAAACGAACAGCCAATCAAGAAGCCGACGAAATCATCTTGCCAAATATCGGAAATATCGCCGACTTCTTCTTGTAATTCCCCCTGACGAAATATATGGTATCGCGGTAAATCAGTTCTCAAATCCGCACCCCTAGCAACTATTTCTGGCTCGGGATTACCAACTTCAGTTACATCCAGTAAAGGGCAAGGTTTGGGGTTGCGAGTACAAAAAACCAAAAAGTCAAATGCCATGCTTCTGGGCAAAACAACTAAATTTGCTTGTAGAAATCCATCTGCAATTCCAGGAGTGGGAAAATGAAACGCTCCTTGGCGACACTGAAACCGTACTTCACTAGGAGATAAGTCCATAAGCCATCAACTTTTTTAGATTTGATTATCAGAGGTAGTTAAGTTTTAAATACCAACTCAACCCTACAACCAATCTATTACTTATTTCAGTATTAATTGTGTGCGTGCATTGAATCAATATAGTTTGATATAAAATATATCCATGACTACAAAACAATAAAGCAATTCTATGTTATCTCGCTGTATCGACTGCATATGTTTTAATGCTTTGTTTTGCTTGTCTATACTTCAACTGATTTATAATCAAGAATTTTTTTCTTAAAAGACTATTGATTTCAATATTTTAAGTTTTTATTTTTAAGTTTAAGAAACCTTAAGAAAATAGCCTTCAAAAGGATGCGCTTTGAATTAAATCTTAATACAAATACTGGCATCAATTCTTTTCTGAAAACCATACTTGTCAACATATATTTTTGCATCTTTAATTATGGATAGTAATATTTGATGCCAAACGAATTATTGTTCAAAATTGTCTATGGTAGATACCAGATATAAATGCTTATTTATTACTTGTTAACTATAATTTTCGGTAATAAATTATTCATCAAGCTATTTGCAGGCTACTATAAGACTTGAAATCTAACTCAACTCTAGTAAAGAGATAAGTATTTAATTGACTGTTTGAACGATAGAAAATATGTAAATCAAAAGTATTAAAATAGACCTATACATAAACAATTATGAATCATTCCAACTTTGGCGATCGCCTTTATTTTGACATTAATAATGTTCATCGTTCAAGAGTTAATTATTCCTCCAGGAAATTACCAATTTTATCTAACAGTTTTCAATTATGCATAATTTTTCTGAGATAAATAAAGATGTACTATTAGCCCTGCTATTAGCTATTGCTTCAGGTGCTTTAATGGGAATAATTTCGCAAATTATAAAAGATATTTTTACTAAAATTAGAAATCAACCAGCAACAAGCAATATTTCCAAGTTAAAGTCTTATGCTGATGTTAGTTTTATGTTTGGAATACCAATGGGTATGATTGCTTTTATTGGTTTAATATTTAATACAGCTACACCAATTAAAAACGTTAGAGAATTTGTCTTCCCCTATGTAATAATTGGAGGACCTTCAATAGTTTTAGTAATACAGATATTCCAAAATTTTGTATTTAAAAGTGAAGATAATTAACGTTGTAACGTATTAACGTAGGGTGTGTTGTCACGGAGTGCAACGCACCATCATAAAAGATAATTATTAATTAATTATCACCGGCAACTTCACTATCTGGTTTCTTAGAAAACAACTTTGAATATCCAAATACAAGGGAATTCGATAAGATTGTGGAGACTATTAACAACGCTGAGTAAATAACAATCATTTGTATGGGCTTCGACTCAGCATAATTAAAACCATAAAATATTACACCAAGCAAAAGTCCATAGGTAAAACCGGAAATCAAACACTGCTTGATAATTTCTCTAAAACTTGCAATATTTTTCTTTCTCACAACTATTGCAAAGAAGCTATCGATAGCACTGACGGAAGCAGCAGAAAAAATTCCAGCAGATGCAGCAGTTATAACAATTTTTGCAGATAACACGATTGGAATATTTTTAATCTTGGTACATAAATATAATCCCACAACAATGCTATTAATGAAGCGTTTGATTGCGTGAGTGTTAGATTCCAAAATTATAGAGACGTCTTTATATTACGTCTCTACACAATTTGAAAAATAGATATTATTAATCCTGCGATTCGCGATACCCATAAAAGTTAACGCTGTAATCTGTAATTTTCACTCCTGTCTTCTCTTCTACATAACGAAGCACTTCTTGAGGTAATTCCAGATGAACGTCTAAAATTTGATTTGTGTCCAAACAATTTACATGAGAGTGGGAATCGCTAATATTTCCGTACAAACGCCCATCGCAGCGTTCAATACATTCGATAATACCCCCGCTTGATAGGGCTTCTAAATTCTGGTAAACAGATGTATGTCCAATTTCTTTACCTTCCTGATTCAGCCTATCGTAGATTTCACGAGCGGAAAGGTGTTCGTTTGCTTTCCACAATAACTCTAAAATGTAACGACGTTGACGACTAACTCGCATTCCCTGAGTTTGACATCTTTCCAATGCGTCTTCTAACGAACGAATCGGGTTTGTAGATAATGTTTGTTTTTGCATATTAGTAGTTATTACTATCAAAGTTTATTTTTTGGTTCATAGATGCAAAAATTAAAGTAACCCTACACATTATCCTTGACTCACAATTTCTGGCTTTACATCTATAAGGATGCAGTTGATAGGAGATACTTCCTTTATGTTTCTAAAAGTCTAGTTTGTCACCAGTTATTTAAAATAAACTCATTACCACTTTAGCTTAAAATCACTGCAAACGTCTACTTAAGGGCTAAATTTGGTATCAAAGCTAAATAATTAAACGAAGGAAGAGCCGAAGTTGGTTGGAATTGTGATGGGGGTTTGAACAAGGCGGTTCGTCACAAAGAATACTCTGTCCGCCGACACGCCGCCCAAGCCATTCACGCGGAGCGTGGGAGGTATCTTTCACGGCTTTGTTGCCTCTTAATTCAACCCATATGTTTAGTTAAATCATTTACAGCATTTACGTTATTGTCATAGCTATTTGTCGGTGCGTGAAGGTACAAGTTTTATTACTACCTGCAATTTTTCTCATAGCTTCGTATAACAGCACCGTTTGCGTAATTACCAATTACCAATTACCAATTACCCATGAACCTGTGGTTATTACTGAAGACAAAGATTGAGAAAATGCTTTTTCAGTATATCTACTTATTCTCATATTCTATAGTGAATTTACATAATGTCAGGAATAAGCTCGAAAAAGTTTTCTAATAAATCAGCACATCTACTTAGCGGTATTCTCTGAGATTAAAAAATCAGCTAATAACCGTAATTCAAATTTTCTACTTGAAGCCAGGGTGATAAAAATGCAGAGCAATGAAAATCCGAATATGAACAGTTTTAATAATTCTCCTCGCAGAATGCCCTCCTTAGATATGAATTCTCCATCCGCACCGCATGGAATGCCTAGCAGCGATATGGATGCTGCTTCATCTTACGGACATATGCAGAAAGTATTGGTAGAGTTGCGCGTACCTAGCAATCAAGGTGTATTGGAAGCATCTCGCACCGCCGCACAAATAAATGTAGGAAGTTTCAGATTTGATACTAGCTACGAACCGATAACAGTTAATCCCAGTAGCGAGAATGTATCTACTATCAGAGCCAACAATGAAGATACAGTTATCGTGCGCGGGATCGTAGAAGAAAACGATATTCAACAGTTAGAGTCACAATCTAATGTAGTAAAAGTTTATAAGGATACCCCCATTGCACCTTTTAATACTGCATTATTAGAAAAAGATAAAGATTTAGTCGCACCAACTGATGGAGCGCAAGATTGTCCCATTGGTACTTGTGACTGCTCGCCGACAACAGCCAAGGGAACTATGGCTGATGTGGCTAAGTACTTTGGTGTAGATCAAATTTGGGCGGCTGGATTCAAAGGGGAAGGTGTTGTTGTTGGCGTTGTGGATGGTGGTATAACCGCTGAAGGGCGCGATTGTGGCCCATCAGAAACCATTCGGCGGGTGAAAAACGTTATTGGTGGACCTACATCCGATTGGGGAACAACTGCCAAGGATTGGGGAGAACACGGCAATATGTCGGCTACTGATGTATTGGGAATGGCACCTGCTGCTAAACTTTACGATTGCCGGATTGCTGGCGGTGACGCTGTATCTAATGCTTTAAAAGTATTTGATTGGGCAATTAAACAGTATCAAACCGATGGTACTCCTCAAATTCTGACTAATAGTTGGGGGATTTACCAAGAAAGCTGGGATGAATTTTATGCTAATAATCCGGAACATCCTTTTACCCGTAAAGTTGTCGAAGCCATCGAACAAGGTATTTTAGTTTTGTTCGCAGCAGGTAACTGTGGAGGTAGCTGCCCTTCTCAAAGATGCGGAACTGATTTTGGCTCCGGTAAAAGTATCTGGGGTGCAAACGGACATCCTTTGGTGATGACAGTTGGTGCTGTTAATAAGGAAGAACAGTTTATTGGCTACAGCAGTCAGGGACCTGCATCTTTAGATCCCAATAAGCCAGATTTTTGTTCTGTAAGTCATTTTAAAGGTTACTTTGCCAGCGATAACGGTACTTCTGCGGCTTGTCCGATTGCTGCTGGTGTAGTTGCGCTACTTAAACAGGCAAAGTCCGATTTAGATCAACAAGAAGCCAAGGAACTCCTCAGAAATACGGCTAAAAATATTGGCGATCCTGGTTTTGACTATCATTCCGGTGCGGGAATAATTCAAGCAAAAGCAGCCTTCGATGAACTTTTACCCCAACAGCCGAAATGGCACGAGTGGGAAAGTTGGGGAGGCAACAGTTTTTATGCACCTGCGGCGGTTTCTTCTGGCGAACATCATTTAGATGCGTTTATCGTTGGTGGTGACAGTGCTATTTATCGTAAATCTTGGCATGAAGATAAAAATCCTGGCGAGTGGGAAAAACTAGACGGGTTTAGTTTGGGAAGCCCTGGGGTATTATCCCGCAATCAAAATATTGAATTATTTATTATTTCCCAAGAGCGTACAATCCAACGTAAATGTTGGGATGGAAAGTCTTGGGGAGAATGGGAAGACTTGGGTGGTTTATGCAAGCACGGTGTTGCTGCTACTAGTTGGGGAAATGACAGATTAGATATATTTAGCGTTGCTGCCGACAATGCCGTTTGGCACAAATTCTGGGATGGAAGTAGCTGGAGTGAATGGCTTTCTTTGGGTGGCATAAGTTTGGGTGCCCCAGCAGCAGTTTCTACCGATGATAATTCTATTGACGTATTGATCAGAGGTTGCGATGGCGCTATATATCGCAAAACTTGGAATGGTACCTCCTGGAGCAGCAACTGGGAAAGCTTGGGCGGTTTGTGGGCATACTCCCCCGCAGTCACTTCTATAAATGGCGATCGCCTTGATGTTTTTGCAGTCGGTACTGATAACAAGCTATACCGCAAAGTATGCATTCAATCTAGCTGGGGAGAATGGGAAAATCTCGGTGGAGCATCACTTTCCGCACCTGCTGCCGTATCCTGGGGACAAAATCGCATCGATATATTTGCCGTTGGTGGCGATAATGCCGTGTATCACAAATGGCTGAGTTAAGTTAATTGGGAGTTGGGAATTGGGCATTGGGCATAGGGCATTGGGCATTGGGGTAATGTGATAATGATTTTTGATTTTCTTCCTCACCGGGAAAACATTTATGGTTTGAAGCCCCCGGATTCATCCGTGGATGTCAACTACGCGAAGTTGAAGCCCCTAAATTTCATTTATGGGGCATCAATTACGAATTACGAATTACGAATTATGAATTATGCTCACTCCCTCCCTCACTCTCCCTCCTCTCATTTTCGATCCAAAATACTAATTGGTGTTAGTGTAAAATGTCGTAGCTCAATAAGACGGCAATGACTTTAACCATTCCAATTCCTGGTAGCTCTATCAACAGCTTAGATTTGTCACCTGCTGTAACAGCAATTGATAAAATCCTTGCAGAGAATAATATTGCTTCCAACGAACAACAACTACGTTTAGATCTTCAATACGAATTAGAAGAGGGAGATCCACGGGAACTTTCGGAGATTCCAGAAGTAAGATTGTGGTTTATCCGATTGGATGCAAAATACCCGTGGCTTCCATTTTTATTAGATTGGCAATCTGGGGAATTTGTCCGTTATGCAGCAATGTTAATTCCACATCAATTTAGCTCTAAAGAAGGCATTCAATACAATCCCGAAGCTTTAGAAATTTTTCTCATGCAAAAAACCTTTGTTTTAAAGGATTGGCTAGAAAAACATAACATTCCCAGTCAATCCCGCATTAAGTCAATGGCAAAATTGCTGGGTTACGACTTAGATGACGAACTATTTGCAATGCTTTAACTTGTTAGCTTCCCATATCAATAAAAAACCCAGTTTTTTTTAAAACTGGGTTTTCAGTCTATGTTTATTTTTTATAATTCGTAGCTAAAGTACTATATTAAT comes from Rivularia sp. PCC 7116 and encodes:
- the rsmI gene encoding 16S rRNA (cytidine(1402)-2'-O)-methyltransferase, encoding MQTESKPGVLYIVGTPIGNLEDMTFRGVRILQSVDYIAAEDTRHTGKLLKHFQVNTPQISYHEHNRNSRIPELLKQLQDGKAIALVTDAGMPGISDPGYELVKACAEADITVIPIPGAVAAITALSASGISTDKFVFEGFLGAKSKQRRSHLELLKSEERTLIFYESPHRLRSTLQDMKEIFGDDRQIVLARELTKMYEEFWRGSIAGACSYYESKAPVGEYTLVVAGNTAAERQFTREELVAELETIMNQGISPSQASRQLAASTSLPRRQLYQLALTLKNSDCEIQDT
- a CDS encoding sugar kinase, whose amino-acid sequence is MQNQKSFNGLFVGLVTLDLIYLAESPPKNNQKLVAEDYIVAAGGPVTNASVTFSHLGNNAKVLGVVGCHPMTQLIKSDLANYQIEIIDCYPTTENPPPVSSIIVSKDSGERAVISINAAKTQANSKDISPDILQDIDIVLIDGHQMALGCAIAQKAKAENIPVVIDSGSWKAGFDKLLPLVDYAICSANFYPPNCHNSEEVFAYLNKVGIPNIAITQGENPIQYLCQSEIKVLDVPKIQPADTLGAGDIFHGAFCHYVLQDTFTTALEKSAKIAALSCQFFGTRRWMENQRAVNS
- a CDS encoding 3'(2'),5'-bisphosphate nucleotidase CysQ, giving the protein MKDLQSILELIRPISWGASDILRSYYRGEKQDDLNIEYKDNKGKDPVTEADLAVNSFILQKLQSELSGEDFGYISEETYQNQDGKNNSEWVWIIDPLDGTKDFINKTGEYAIHIALVRNKRPELALVAIPEAEKLYYAIKGGGTFVETRDGERKSVRVSERDNPQDLTLVVSRSHRNEKLNFLLSKLPCQNQKSVGSVGGKIVTIIEQQADIYISLSGKSAPKDWDMAAPELILTEAGGNYTHFDGTPLQYNTGDINQWGGLLASNGKCHEMLCKEAERILQDFS
- a CDS encoding DUF4392 domain-containing protein, which encodes MIQKAQYESETLDKIACLESICSRDVGRGIEPLVKAAKGGLLGAAGSIAEHSHPNVAIITGFFMPYGNPPCPETDGPIGCALLAAGLIEVGIPVRIVTDALCYQTVKTALLAAGIFQDIPFDIVDLREVKGNQNSVTSLLEFWKTLPLSISHIISIETPGPGKDDIVRNMKGQDVTPYTAPLHLIFESEKIISIGIGDGGNELGMGNIPRKIIANSVRHGEEIACKIKCNYLIVCGVSNWGATGLLLALSILRPHWQAGIIKKLNPETEFHILETLVDKHLAIDGIKGIPSLSVDNLSWEFHAEVLKHAIESVSSEQ
- a CDS encoding putative hydro-lyase, producing MDLSPSEVRFQCRQGAFHFPTPGIADGFLQANLVVLPRSMAFDFLVFCTRNPKPCPLLDVTEVGNPEPEIVARGADLRTDLPRYHIFRQGELQEEVGDISDIWQDDFVGFLIGCSFSFEAALMNAGISVRHIEEGKNVPMYKTNINCRTAGKFSAPLVVSMRPLSASDVVRAVQITSRFPKAHGTPIHFGSPEDIGITNLDAPDFGEAVTVAEGEIPVFWACGVTTQIAILQAKPEIAITHAPGYMFLTDVKDDHFSW
- a CDS encoding Fur family transcriptional regulator, whose protein sequence is MQKQTLSTNPIRSLEDALERCQTQGMRVSRQRRYILELLWKANEHLSAREIYDRLNQEGKEIGHTSVYQNLEALSSGGIIECIERCDGRLYGNISDSHSHVNCLDTNQILDVHLELPQEVLRYVEEKTGVKITDYSVNFYGYRESQD
- a CDS encoding S8 family serine peptidase, which produces MQSNENPNMNSFNNSPRRMPSLDMNSPSAPHGMPSSDMDAASSYGHMQKVLVELRVPSNQGVLEASRTAAQINVGSFRFDTSYEPITVNPSSENVSTIRANNEDTVIVRGIVEENDIQQLESQSNVVKVYKDTPIAPFNTALLEKDKDLVAPTDGAQDCPIGTCDCSPTTAKGTMADVAKYFGVDQIWAAGFKGEGVVVGVVDGGITAEGRDCGPSETIRRVKNVIGGPTSDWGTTAKDWGEHGNMSATDVLGMAPAAKLYDCRIAGGDAVSNALKVFDWAIKQYQTDGTPQILTNSWGIYQESWDEFYANNPEHPFTRKVVEAIEQGILVLFAAGNCGGSCPSQRCGTDFGSGKSIWGANGHPLVMTVGAVNKEEQFIGYSSQGPASLDPNKPDFCSVSHFKGYFASDNGTSAACPIAAGVVALLKQAKSDLDQQEAKELLRNTAKNIGDPGFDYHSGAGIIQAKAAFDELLPQQPKWHEWESWGGNSFYAPAAVSSGEHHLDAFIVGGDSAIYRKSWHEDKNPGEWEKLDGFSLGSPGVLSRNQNIELFIISQERTIQRKCWDGKSWGEWEDLGGLCKHGVAATSWGNDRLDIFSVAADNAVWHKFWDGSSWSEWLSLGGISLGAPAAVSTDDNSIDVLIRGCDGAIYRKTWNGTSWSSNWESLGGLWAYSPAVTSINGDRLDVFAVGTDNKLYRKVCIQSSWGEWENLGGASLSAPAAVSWGQNRIDIFAVGGDNAVYHKWLS
- a CDS encoding CRR6 family NdhI maturation factor, translated to MTLTIPIPGSSINSLDLSPAVTAIDKILAENNIASNEQQLRLDLQYELEEGDPRELSEIPEVRLWFIRLDAKYPWLPFLLDWQSGEFVRYAAMLIPHQFSSKEGIQYNPEALEIFLMQKTFVLKDWLEKHNIPSQSRIKSMAKLLGYDLDDELFAML